Proteins encoded within one genomic window of Aerococcus viridans:
- a CDS encoding YeiH family protein has protein sequence MIEKGKNLMPGLLLSALVAVIAVALSSLIPGGIIGATVMALLVGMALNPFFMKHQQLYSGVTFSAKKILRLGIILMGVNLNFAEVWDVGKYALFLMIFTMLTAFGVSNLIGKFFGINWKLTNLLAVSTAICGGSAVAAVGPVIKAKHEDITYAISATFIFDIITVIIFPWIGIALGMSDTGYGHWIGTAVNDTSSVVAAGYAFSQLGGNVAVIVKLTRTLFIIPYVLIFSVINERLENKAQGTESHTPVDLRKIFPYFIILFLVVVALRSIGIIPNAIAPSISSASKFSMIMALSAIGLTTNFKDIKKIGPKPMILGFIVDSLVVVVAIVVLFLTNHF, from the coding sequence ATGATAGAAAAAGGCAAAAATCTAATGCCAGGTTTATTACTTAGCGCCTTAGTTGCAGTGATAGCTGTAGCGCTGAGTAGCTTAATACCAGGTGGTATCATTGGTGCGACTGTGATGGCTCTGCTAGTTGGGATGGCATTAAATCCTTTCTTCATGAAACATCAACAGCTATATTCAGGGGTTACTTTTTCAGCAAAGAAAATCTTACGATTAGGAATTATTTTGATGGGCGTGAATCTGAACTTTGCTGAAGTGTGGGATGTTGGAAAATATGCACTATTTTTAATGATATTTACAATGTTGACTGCCTTTGGTGTTAGTAACTTGATTGGTAAGTTTTTTGGGATAAATTGGAAGCTAACAAACTTATTAGCAGTGAGTACAGCGATTTGCGGAGGATCAGCGGTTGCAGCGGTTGGACCTGTTATAAAAGCGAAACATGAAGATATTACTTATGCAATTTCTGCGACCTTTATCTTTGATATTATTACAGTAATTATTTTTCCATGGATAGGGATTGCGCTGGGGATGTCTGATACAGGGTATGGTCATTGGATTGGTACTGCGGTGAATGATACCTCTTCTGTAGTAGCTGCTGGTTATGCTTTCTCACAACTTGGTGGAAACGTAGCGGTTATTGTAAAACTAACACGTACACTATTTATCATCCCATATGTGCTTATTTTCTCTGTTATTAATGAACGGCTAGAAAATAAGGCACAGGGAACAGAATCCCATACACCTGTCGATTTACGAAAAATATTCCCGTATTTCATCATTTTATTTCTAGTCGTTGTGGCTTTGCGAAGCATTGGTATTATACCGAATGCGATTGCGCCGTCTATTTCTAGTGCATCAAAATTCAGTATGATCATGGCCTTATCTGCAATTGGATTAACGACTAACTTTAAAGATATTAAAAAAATTGGTCCTAAGCCGATGATTCTAGGTTTTATAGTTGATTCACTTGTTGTCGTTGTTGCCATTGTTGTTCTATTCCTAACAAACCATTTCTAA
- a CDS encoding helix-turn-helix domain-containing protein — protein sequence MIVKDCLANELSYKETAQKHHVSYNNVYSWVKKYKKYGPDGLSDNRGRRKPGSLQTNEEKLQAEIAALKAKNEYLETENAAIKKRREVERELMLRKQGMKSNIKPLKNYIKKDSK from the coding sequence ATGATTGTCAAAGATTGCTTGGCCAATGAATTGTCTTATAAAGAAACAGCTCAGAAACATCATGTATCCTACAACAATGTGTATTCGTGGGTTAAAAAGTATAAAAAATACGGTCCTGATGGACTTAGCGATAATCGTGGACGGCGGAAACCTGGTAGTTTACAAACAAATGAAGAGAAGTTACAGGCAGAAATTGCCGCACTGAAGGCTAAAAATGAGTACTTAGAAACAGAAAATGCAGCAATAAAAAAGCGGAGAGAAGTGGAAAGAGAGTTGATGTTACGCAAACAAGGTATGAAGTCGAATATCAAACCATTAAAAAATTACATCAAGAAGGATTCAAAATAG
- a CDS encoding transposase, translating into MRSNSKHTVSELEYFIKLYLQEGVSISELQETYGLKLVENKFRRKILRYKEHGISGIQSSKTNNHYSQEFKQAIVEEYFTSDRSIAGIARKYNIPSDATVGNWIIKYTKGEENRNYSPLPEVYKMKSRKTTTEEK; encoded by the coding sequence TTGCGTTCAAATAGTAAACATACAGTATCTGAATTAGAATATTTTATTAAATTATATTTACAGGAAGGCGTAAGTATCAGTGAGTTGCAAGAAACCTATGGTTTAAAGCTTGTAGAAAATAAATTTCGCCGCAAGATTCTACGATATAAAGAGCACGGCATTTCTGGTATTCAGTCAAGTAAAACCAACAATCATTATAGTCAAGAGTTTAAGCAAGCTATTGTTGAGGAGTACTTTACTTCTGATCGATCAATAGCTGGGATTGCACGTAAGTATAATATTCCTTCAGATGCAACTGTTGGAAATTGGATAATCAAGTATACTAAGGGTGAAGAAAACCGTAATTATTCTCCATTACCCGAGGTGTATAAAATGAAAAGCAGAAAAACGACCACAGAAGAAAAATAA
- a CDS encoding IS3 family transposase, with amino-acid sequence MSRVGKCIDNGPMESFWGILKSEMPQLEAYDTFEELNDALQSYIEFYNMERVQLSMGLRIPA; translated from the coding sequence ATGTCCAGAGTGGGTAAATGTATAGATAACGGTCCGATGGAAAGCTTCTGGGGTATTCTGAAATCAGAAATGCCACAATTAGAAGCATACGATACGTTTGAAGAGTTAAATGATGCACTTCAATCTTATATTGAATTTTATAATATGGAGCGAGTTCAACTTAGCATGGGATTACGTATTCCAGCATAA